A genomic segment from Helicoverpa armigera isolate CAAS_96S chromosome 10, ASM3070526v1, whole genome shotgun sequence encodes:
- the LOC110371002 gene encoding probable arginine--tRNA ligase, mitochondrial: MKPKIMLIDKIIPHNVDRSSVIRNMKNISVSYKHNENKYLVNVLSKTGQSFEDTGQNQSSINDLSFQVEKKTFTQRILESFKSPQPRHEVKPKKIVIDFSSPNIAKPFHAGHLRSTIIGNFIANINTYFDNHVTRLNYLGDWGTQFGLLQYGLRAKNIDVNDLKNDPIRCLYDIYVYANKLASKDENVQNEARKFFSDIEQGRMNLENWKNIRQVTVQELEKVYQRLGIHFDAYHWESDYNGGAIKDLMTLLQNKNIIQKDESGKIVAKVNNREVAVLKSDNSTLYLSRDIAALLDRYKQFDFDKMLYVVDNAQTDHFAALFEIVKQIDQKCTNGCEHIKFGRLKGMSTRTGNVVFLNDILDEAKKKMHEKQALSKNTRSGAMNEETCDILGTSAVLLNDLKQKRQKDYTFSWDKALQSEGDSAIKLQYLHCRLWSLEQNCGVSLPDVCDPNYIPEEVIGDVIAELAGFEHILHRSLEEYEACILVNYLFRLARHVNRMFNEIRVKNVDSDLAAQRLLVFHCSRIVLKTGLEILGIRPLNEM; this comes from the exons ATGAAAccaaaaataatgttgattgaTAAG ATTATTCCTCACAATGTTGATAGAAGCAGTGTCATTAGAAATATGAAGAATATAAGTGTGTCTTATaaacataatgaaaataaatacctagtcaATGTCCTGAGTAAAACGGGACAAAGTTTTGAAGACACCGGGCAAAATCAAAGCAGCATCAATGATTTGTCATTTCAAGTAGAGAAAAAGACCTTTACACAAAGAATTCTAGAAAGTTTCAAGTCACCACAACCAAGACACGAGGTCAAGCCAAAGAAAATAGTAATAGATTTTAGTTCACCAAATATTGCAAAACCATTTCATGCGGGACATTTGAGGTCAACAATAATAGGAAACTTTATtgcaaatataaatacttattttgataATCATGTAACTAGGCTTAATTACTTAGGAGACTGGGGCACACAGTTTGGATTGCTTCAGTATGGTTTAAGAGCAAAGAATATTGATGTAAATGATTTAAAGAATGATCCAATTAGATGTCTTTATGATATTTATGTTTATGCCAACAAGTTAGCATCAAAAGATGAAAATGTCCAAAATGAGGCCAGAAAGTTCTTCTCAGATATAGAACAAGGCAGAATGAATTTGGAGAACTGGAAAAATATCCGTCAAGTAACTGTACAGGAATTGGAAAAAGTATATCAAAGATTAGGCATACATTTTGATGCATATCATTGGGAATCAGATTACAATGGTGGTGCAATCAAAGATTTGATGACATTATTACAAAACAAGAACATTATTCAAAAAGATGAATCTGGAAAGATAGTAGCAAAAGTTAATAACAGAGAAGTAGCTGTATTAAAAAGTGATAATTCAACCTTATATCTGTCTAGAGACATTGCAGCATTGCTGGATAGATACAAGCAGTTTGACTTTGATAAAATGCTGTATGTAGTTGATAATGCTCAGACGGATCATTTTGCAGCACTCTTTGAGATTGTTAAACAAATTGATCAGAAATGTACAAATGGATGTGAACACATCAAGTTTGGCAGGCTCAAAGGCATGAGCACTAGAACGGGAAATGTAGTATTCTTGAATGATATTTTAGATGAAgctaagaaaaaaatgcatGAAAAACAAGCATTATCAAAGA ataccCGCAGTGGAGCGATGAATGAAGAGACGTGTGACATTTTAGGCACTTCAGCAGTGTTACTTAATGATTTAAAGCAAAAAAGGCAAAAGGACTATACATTTAGTTGGGATAAAGCTCTTCAGAGTGAAGGTGACAGCGCAATCAAACTGCAGTACCTTCATTGCCGATTATGGAGTTTGGAACAAAACTGTGGAGTATCATTACCAGATGTCTGTGACCCAAACTATATACCTGAAGAAGTTATTGGAGATGTTATAGCAGAACTGGCTGGATTTGAACATATTCTACATAGGTCTTTAGAGGAATATGAAGCCTGTATCCTAGTCAATTACCTTTTCCGCTTAGCAAGGCATGTAAATAGGATGTTTAATGAAATAAGAGTAAAAAATGTTGATTCTGATTTGGCAGCACAAAGGTTATTAGTATTTCACTGTTCGAGGATAGTTCTCAAAACTGGACTGGAGATTTTAGGTATAAGACCTCTTAATGAAATGTAA